One genomic region from Streptomyces sp. Li-HN-5-11 encodes:
- a CDS encoding DedA family protein — MLAVNPTDSASVLAAFGALGVLVVIFGESGLLVVGFFLPGDTLLFPAGVLCAGSAQQAPRLALWQVLVCAAVGALAGGQVGFLLGRHGGRALLSRTSSRRLRQGAARAENLLARYGYGKALVIGRFVPMLRTVLHPAAGALGVPARTFTLWQAVGGLLWSQSLVLAGYALGSSIPRLEDYLLPLVAVIVVLSLLPLLAEARRTRRDRHASSR; from the coding sequence GTGCTCGCCGTCAATCCGACGGACAGCGCCTCCGTGCTGGCGGCCTTCGGAGCGCTGGGCGTTCTGGTGGTGATCTTCGGCGAGTCGGGCCTGCTGGTGGTGGGCTTCTTCCTGCCCGGTGACACGCTGCTGTTCCCCGCCGGTGTGCTGTGCGCGGGGAGCGCTCAGCAGGCGCCGCGGCTGGCGCTGTGGCAGGTGCTGGTGTGCGCGGCCGTCGGCGCCCTTGCGGGCGGGCAGGTGGGATTCCTGCTCGGGCGGCACGGGGGACGGGCCCTGCTGTCCCGCACCTCGAGCCGGCGCCTCAGACAGGGGGCGGCGCGGGCGGAGAACCTCCTGGCCCGCTACGGCTACGGCAAGGCCCTCGTGATCGGCCGCTTCGTCCCGATGCTGCGGACCGTGCTGCACCCGGCGGCCGGCGCGCTCGGCGTGCCCGCGCGCACCTTCACGCTCTGGCAGGCTGTCGGCGGCCTGCTGTGGTCCCAGAGCCTGGTCCTGGCCGGCTACGCCCTCGGTTCCTCGATCCCCCGCCTCGAGGACTACCTGCTGCCGCTGGTCGCCGTGATCGTCGTCCTCTCCCTGCTCCCCCTGCTGGCCGAGGCCCGCCGCACCCGGCGCGACCGGCACGCGTCGTCGCGGTGA
- a CDS encoding LacI family DNA-binding transcriptional regulator, producing the protein MNVTGHTRSGGRPGSGQEPRKAASIRDVAQAAGVSYQTVSRVINDHPNVREETRKRVEEAIETLGFRRNATAFALAGGMTRSVTVLTSNTTLYGYAATLQGLEEAARAAGYSLGVKVLTPEDDLDRTIASAAAGGGGLMVIGFDRLGASALRRVPQDVPCAAVVEAPPHGRKPPRPAVWADDREAARAATAYLLELGHRTVHYVAIPASVGTRRSEGPRTQGWRKALEDAGVTPPEPHGGKGWDAQAGYDEGQRLARDPGVTAILCGNDDLALGVLRALHHAGRPVPGDVSVVGFDDAPHAGFLTPALTTVRMDFQGLGRDAFALLRDRLESGYELPVPTFAGTDLVIRESSGAADVVVRTPPPATGPRRSTSR; encoded by the coding sequence ATGAATGTGACCGGTCACACGCGCTCGGGCGGCCGCCCGGGCTCTGGACAGGAACCGCGGAAGGCAGCGAGCATTCGCGACGTCGCCCAGGCGGCGGGCGTCTCGTACCAGACCGTTTCGAGGGTCATCAACGACCACCCGAACGTCCGCGAGGAGACGCGCAAGCGAGTCGAGGAGGCCATCGAGACGCTGGGTTTCCGGCGTAACGCCACCGCGTTCGCCCTGGCCGGCGGTATGACCCGATCCGTCACCGTACTGACGTCGAACACTACCCTCTACGGCTACGCGGCCACCCTGCAGGGCCTGGAGGAAGCCGCCCGCGCGGCCGGCTACTCGCTGGGCGTGAAGGTGCTGACACCCGAGGACGACCTGGACCGCACGATCGCCTCAGCGGCAGCCGGGGGCGGCGGACTGATGGTCATCGGCTTCGACCGGCTCGGCGCTTCGGCGCTGCGCCGGGTACCGCAGGACGTGCCGTGCGCCGCGGTCGTCGAAGCTCCCCCACACGGCCGGAAGCCTCCCCGCCCAGCCGTGTGGGCGGACGATCGCGAGGCGGCCCGCGCCGCCACCGCGTACCTTCTCGAGCTCGGACACCGGACCGTTCACTACGTCGCCATCCCGGCGTCCGTGGGCACCCGGCGCTCGGAGGGGCCGCGTACGCAGGGCTGGCGCAAGGCCCTGGAGGACGCCGGCGTCACCCCGCCCGAACCCCACGGCGGCAAGGGCTGGGACGCGCAGGCCGGCTACGACGAGGGGCAGCGACTCGCTCGCGACCCGGGCGTCACCGCGATCCTGTGCGGCAACGACGACCTCGCCCTGGGCGTGCTGCGCGCCCTGCACCACGCCGGGAGGCCCGTGCCCGGAGACGTCAGCGTGGTCGGCTTCGACGACGCCCCGCACGCGGGCTTCCTCACGCCGGCGCTGACCACGGTCCGGATGGACTTCCAGGGGCTGGGCCGGGACGCCTTCGCGCTCCTGCGCGACCGGCTGGAGAGCGGCTATGAGCTGCCGGTGCCGACCTTCGCCGGAACGGACCTCGTCATCCGGGAGAGTTCGGGGGCCGCGGACGTCGTTGTGCGAACACCTCCGCCGGCTACTGGACCGCGACGGTCGACGTCACGCTGA
- a CDS encoding alpha-galactosidase codes for MTAAVTAVGRSSLWSHPELGLHAVVDATGSVRLGKPGQDWTRLVPLVEITATGHGRMWSGERFIETAIGDRLTYRDHETGRIAAWEHTTIRLADPVTGLTADVVLETRPGAGFLRSRVRLVNEGSAPLRLESVTTLTLGGIADGGLDGLTLHWADNDWLAECRWRQAALRDRVVPLSRSAHGHEGRGCFERYSQGSWSTGRHLPIGALTDRKGRAWLWQIESSAGWRFETGEREGAAYVALFGPDDAHHQWHHVLAPGEEFHTVPAVLVRVEEGGLDAAFGELTGYRRAVRRDHPDHRALPVIYNDYMNTLNGDPTTGKLLPLVEAAGAAGAEVFVIDAGWYDDDSQGWWDAVGAWEPARGRFPGGISEVLDAIRRHGMTPGLWLEPEVVGVRSPLARSLPSEAFFRRGGVRVTEHGRHHLDLRHPAARAHLDEVVDRLVGEWGVGYLKLDYNINIGPGTENGSESPGAGLLGHHRAHLDWMASVLDRHPGLVLENCGSGGLRMDYAQLAVAQLQSTSDQQDPLRYPPIAAAAATAVTPEQAAVWAYPQPEHTPDEIAFILAGALLGRIHLSGFLDRMSDDQLELVRSAVRVYQDIRADIPHARPFWPLGLPGWEDAWIAQGLRGEHSTFLTLWRRDGAAGIAPGGGGETSCTLTLPHLRGTHLEPAVLHPRTSGSTAEWDVEEGKLTVVLPRRNTAVLLRLSAAPSM; via the coding sequence TTGACCGCAGCCGTCACAGCAGTCGGGAGGTCCAGCCTCTGGTCGCACCCGGAGCTCGGGCTGCACGCCGTCGTGGACGCCACCGGCTCGGTCAGGCTGGGAAAGCCCGGCCAGGACTGGACGCGCCTGGTCCCCCTCGTCGAGATCACCGCCACCGGACACGGACGCATGTGGTCGGGAGAGCGTTTCATCGAGACCGCCATCGGCGACCGCCTCACCTACCGCGATCACGAGACGGGCCGCATCGCAGCGTGGGAGCACACGACGATCCGGCTGGCGGACCCCGTGACCGGATTGACCGCCGACGTCGTCCTGGAGACGCGACCGGGTGCGGGCTTCCTGCGCTCGCGGGTGCGCCTGGTCAACGAGGGTAGCGCACCGCTGCGGCTGGAGAGCGTGACCACGCTGACCCTCGGCGGCATCGCCGACGGCGGCCTCGACGGCCTGACCCTGCACTGGGCGGACAACGACTGGCTCGCCGAATGCCGCTGGCGTCAGGCCGCGTTGCGCGATCGGGTCGTACCGCTGAGCAGGTCCGCCCACGGACACGAGGGACGCGGCTGCTTCGAGCGCTACTCGCAGGGCAGCTGGTCCACCGGCCGCCATCTCCCGATCGGCGCGCTCACCGACCGGAAGGGGCGCGCCTGGCTGTGGCAGATCGAGTCCAGCGCGGGCTGGCGTTTCGAGACAGGCGAACGCGAAGGCGCTGCCTACGTCGCCCTGTTCGGACCCGACGACGCGCACCACCAGTGGCACCACGTCCTCGCGCCCGGCGAGGAGTTCCACACCGTCCCCGCCGTCCTGGTCCGCGTCGAGGAGGGAGGTCTGGACGCCGCCTTCGGAGAACTCACCGGCTACCGGCGCGCCGTCCGCCGCGACCACCCCGACCACCGCGCGCTCCCGGTGATCTACAACGACTACATGAACACCCTCAACGGGGACCCGACCACCGGCAAGCTCCTGCCGCTCGTCGAAGCGGCGGGGGCGGCCGGCGCCGAGGTGTTCGTCATCGACGCGGGCTGGTACGACGACGATTCCCAGGGCTGGTGGGACGCCGTCGGCGCATGGGAGCCCGCGCGGGGCCGTTTCCCCGGGGGCATTTCGGAGGTCCTGGACGCCATCCGCCGGCACGGCATGACCCCGGGCCTGTGGCTGGAACCCGAAGTGGTCGGCGTACGCAGCCCACTGGCCCGTTCCCTGCCGTCCGAGGCGTTCTTCCGGCGCGGTGGGGTGCGGGTGACCGAACACGGGCGACACCACCTGGACCTGCGCCACCCGGCGGCACGGGCCCACCTCGACGAGGTCGTGGACCGGCTGGTCGGCGAGTGGGGCGTCGGATACCTCAAGCTCGACTACAACATCAACATCGGCCCCGGCACGGAGAACGGTTCCGAGAGCCCCGGCGCCGGGCTCCTCGGCCACCACCGCGCACATCTCGACTGGATGGCCTCCGTCCTCGACCGGCACCCCGGCCTGGTCCTGGAGAACTGCGGCTCGGGCGGCCTGCGCATGGACTACGCCCAGCTGGCCGTGGCGCAGCTGCAGTCCACCAGTGACCAGCAGGACCCCCTGCGCTACCCGCCCATCGCCGCCGCTGCCGCCACCGCCGTGACACCCGAGCAGGCGGCCGTGTGGGCATACCCCCAGCCGGAACACACCCCTGACGAGATCGCGTTCATCCTCGCCGGGGCGCTACTGGGCCGCATCCATCTCTCCGGCTTCCTCGACCGGATGAGCGACGACCAGTTGGAACTCGTCCGCTCGGCGGTCCGTGTCTACCAGGACATCCGGGCGGACATCCCCCACGCGCGCCCCTTCTGGCCGCTCGGTCTGCCGGGCTGGGAGGACGCCTGGATCGCCCAGGGACTTCGCGGCGAGCACTCCACGTTCCTCACGCTCTGGCGCCGGGACGGCGCCGCCGGAATCGCCCCAGGGGGCGGTGGCGAAACGAGCTGCACGCTCACCCTTCCCCACCTGCGCGGCACTCACCTCGAACCGGCGGTGCTCCACCCCCGTACGAGCGGCAGCACCGCGGAGTGGGACGTCGAGGAGGGAAAGCTCACCGTGGTCCTGCCTCGCCGTAACACGGCCGTTCTCCTACGGCTGAGCGCTGCTCCGTCCATGTGA
- a CDS encoding LacI family DNA-binding transcriptional regulator, which translates to MRATGVSHQTVSRVVNGHPNVREETRKRVEVAVEALGSRRNATAFALAGGVTTLVLRESTGVREA; encoded by the coding sequence ATCCGGGCGACGGGCGTCTCCCACCAGACCGTTTCACGGGTCGTCAACGGCCACCCGAACGTCCGCGAGGAGACGCGCAAGCGGGTCGAGGTGGCCGTCGAGGCGCTGGGTTCCCGGCGGAACGCCACCGCGTTCGCCCTCGCCGGCGGTGTGACCACTCTCGTCCTGCGGGAGAGCACGGGGGTGCGAGAGGCATGA
- a CDS encoding SpoIIE family protein phosphatase produces MEQRVRELSESEEDPLGLHLAALAVLDDQGTVVGWSRRAEELVGHPGPAVMGRSALEALVDPGELPAARDAARKCRKAGFWFGVLPVRHQRGGHVDLGLKVTAFARDGGREWFLAGARAEEVLQWQRDRAVLDGLYHRCPIGLVVHSPDMRILRVNRAIERFTGVPAADFRGMPTGVLLVSDDARKAVDRVRQVIRTGRSLVYSEQYVRLERDPARVRVASVSSFPMKDAAGRILGVAEMIEDITERHRAQQRLALLAEASTRIGTTLDVEETARQLAAVTVPHLADHTSVDLLQPVTRGGEVGRTVAASVVRVAASSDAAGESSPRDLPGEPVEFRQDSPQARCLTDGRPVLEQVLPPDWFSVYRGRGTRPPEPGAHSLIVVPLAARGLVLGVMSLWRVGRPEPFAVDDLTLAQELASRAALAIDNARRYTQQRQTAFTLQNSLLPSAVPEQSAVEVAPRYLPAGAGPGLGGDWFDVIALSGARVALVVGDVVGRGLHAAATMGRLRAAVHTLASLDLEPDEVLSRLDDLVNLLAAEQEAAGERPAAEPVAGATCLYAVYDPVSRRCSLARAGHPPPVVTAPDGQVSVLDLPAGPPLGLGGLPFESAEFDLAEGSLLTLYTNGLVGERIMDVDEGLARLCAALTRPADPLQETCQAVVDALVPARPADDIALVVARTHGLPDEDVASWRLVREPAAAALARTLVTGKLTEWGLEHLAFTTELIASELVTNAYRHAGGPMVLRLIRERSLVCEVSDASHTAPHLRRARTTDEGGRGLFLVAQMSERWGTRYSREGKTVWTEQTLTETAG; encoded by the coding sequence GTGGAGCAGCGGGTGAGGGAGCTCAGCGAGAGCGAGGAGGATCCGCTCGGCCTGCACCTGGCCGCCCTGGCGGTGCTCGACGACCAGGGGACCGTGGTGGGGTGGAGCCGCAGGGCCGAAGAGCTTGTCGGGCACCCAGGCCCTGCCGTGATGGGCCGTTCGGCACTCGAGGCGCTGGTCGATCCCGGCGAGCTGCCGGCGGCCAGGGACGCTGCGAGGAAATGCAGGAAAGCCGGATTCTGGTTCGGGGTCCTTCCGGTGCGCCACCAGCGCGGCGGTCACGTCGACCTCGGCCTGAAGGTGACCGCGTTCGCGCGCGACGGGGGCCGTGAGTGGTTCCTGGCCGGGGCGCGCGCGGAGGAGGTCCTGCAGTGGCAGAGGGACCGGGCGGTACTCGACGGGTTGTACCACCGGTGCCCGATCGGCCTGGTCGTGCACAGCCCGGACATGAGGATTCTCCGGGTCAACCGGGCGATCGAACGGTTCACCGGCGTACCGGCCGCGGACTTCCGGGGCATGCCCACCGGTGTCCTGCTGGTCTCCGACGACGCCCGCAAGGCCGTGGACCGGGTGCGCCAGGTGATCCGGACCGGAAGATCGCTGGTCTACTCGGAGCAGTACGTCCGACTGGAACGGGACCCGGCGCGTGTGCGGGTCGCGTCGGTGTCGTCGTTCCCCATGAAGGACGCTGCGGGCCGGATCCTGGGCGTGGCAGAGATGATCGAGGACATCACCGAACGCCACCGCGCGCAGCAGCGGCTCGCGCTGCTCGCGGAAGCCAGCACCCGTATCGGAACGACCCTGGACGTTGAGGAGACCGCCCGGCAGCTCGCGGCGGTGACCGTCCCTCACCTCGCCGACCACACGTCGGTGGACCTGTTGCAGCCGGTCACCCGCGGTGGTGAGGTCGGTCGCACGGTCGCCGCGTCCGTGGTGCGGGTGGCGGCGAGCAGCGATGCCGCCGGGGAGTCCTCGCCGCGCGACCTCCCCGGCGAGCCGGTCGAGTTCCGGCAGGACAGCCCCCAGGCCAGATGCCTGACGGACGGACGCCCCGTCCTTGAGCAAGTCCTTCCGCCCGACTGGTTCTCGGTGTACCGCGGCCGGGGCACACGCCCTCCGGAACCGGGCGCGCACTCACTGATCGTCGTGCCGCTGGCGGCGCGCGGCCTGGTGCTGGGCGTGATGAGCCTGTGGCGTGTGGGGCGCCCCGAACCGTTCGCGGTGGACGATCTCACCCTCGCGCAGGAACTCGCCTCGCGCGCCGCCCTCGCCATCGACAACGCACGGCGCTACACCCAGCAGAGGCAGACCGCGTTCACCCTGCAGAACAGCCTCCTGCCCAGCGCGGTCCCGGAGCAGTCGGCCGTCGAGGTCGCCCCCCGGTACCTGCCCGCGGGGGCGGGCCCGGGTCTGGGCGGTGACTGGTTCGACGTCATCGCCCTGTCCGGGGCGCGGGTCGCCCTCGTGGTCGGGGACGTGGTCGGCCGAGGGCTCCACGCGGCCGCCACCATGGGCCGGCTGCGTGCCGCCGTGCACACGCTGGCCAGCCTCGACCTGGAGCCGGACGAGGTGCTCTCCCGTCTGGACGACCTGGTCAACCTGCTGGCCGCCGAGCAGGAGGCGGCCGGCGAACGGCCGGCGGCCGAGCCGGTCGCCGGCGCCACCTGCCTGTACGCCGTCTACGACCCGGTCTCCCGCCGTTGCTCCCTCGCACGCGCCGGCCACCCGCCGCCGGTGGTGACCGCGCCGGACGGGCAGGTGAGCGTGCTCGACCTGCCGGCCGGCCCGCCCCTCGGTCTGGGCGGTCTGCCGTTCGAGAGCGCGGAGTTCGACCTGGCCGAGGGAAGCCTGCTGACCCTCTACACCAACGGCCTCGTCGGCGAACGCATCATGGACGTCGACGAGGGCCTGGCACGGCTGTGCGCCGCCCTCACCCGCCCCGCGGACCCGCTGCAGGAGACCTGCCAGGCAGTCGTCGACGCCCTGGTCCCCGCCCGCCCGGCCGACGACATCGCCCTGGTCGTCGCCCGCACCCATGGGCTGCCGGACGAGGATGTCGCGTCCTGGCGGCTGGTCCGGGAACCCGCCGCGGCCGCCCTGGCCAGGACACTCGTCACCGGGAAGCTGACGGAGTGGGGGCTGGAGCACCTGGCGTTCACGACCGAGTTGATCGCCAGCGAACTGGTCACCAACGCCTACCGTCACGCCGGCGGCCCGATGGTCCTGCGGCTGATCCGTGAACGCTCCCTGGTGTGCGAGGTCAGCGACGCCAGCCACACCGCACCGCACCTGCGCCGCGCCCGCACCACCGACGAGGGCGGGCGCGGCCTGTTCCTGGTGGCTCAGATGTCCGAACGCTGGGGCACCCGCTACAGCCGCGAGGGCAAGACGGTCTGGACCGAACAGACGCTGACGGAGACCGCGGGGTGA
- a CDS encoding NAD(P)/FAD-dependent oxidoreductase produces MTTPVTIIGAGLGGLTLARVLHVHGIPATIYEAETSPTARTQGGLLDIHGHNGQLALKAAGLFEEFLGIVLRGAEASRVLDRDGKVLLDEPDDGTGGRPEVLRGALRQLLLDSLPADAVRWGRKVTAVRSLGGGRHEVTFADRATVTTRLLVGADGAWSRVRPLLSDAQPEYVGTSMIETYLFDADTRHPAGARAVGDGSLSALAPGKGISAHREPDGVLHTYVQLTKPQDWLDTIDFTDAGTAKARVAAEFEGWAPELTALITEGETAPVPRTINTLPIEHRWDRVPGVTLLGDAAHLMPPSGEGANLAMYDGAELGNALAAHPDDTEAALTAYEEALFPRSAAAAAAATCIHRMCLDDDAPHSLVGFFTGGGQTG; encoded by the coding sequence ATGACCACTCCGGTCACGATCATCGGCGCGGGGCTCGGAGGACTGACGCTCGCCCGCGTCCTCCACGTGCACGGCATCCCCGCGACCATCTACGAAGCGGAGACGTCGCCGACGGCTCGCACCCAGGGCGGCCTGCTCGACATCCACGGCCACAACGGGCAGCTCGCGCTCAAGGCGGCCGGGCTCTTCGAGGAGTTCCTCGGCATCGTGCTCCGGGGCGCCGAGGCGTCGCGAGTACTCGACAGGGACGGAAAGGTCCTGCTGGACGAGCCCGACGACGGGACCGGCGGGCGTCCGGAGGTGCTCCGCGGCGCCCTGAGGCAGCTTCTGCTCGACTCACTGCCCGCCGATGCGGTCCGGTGGGGACGCAAGGTCACCGCGGTCCGGTCCCTCGGGGGCGGCCGGCACGAGGTGACGTTCGCGGACCGGGCGACCGTGACGACCCGCCTGCTGGTCGGCGCCGACGGAGCCTGGTCGCGGGTCCGTCCGCTGCTGTCCGACGCCCAGCCCGAGTACGTCGGCACGTCCATGATCGAGACCTACCTTTTCGACGCCGACACCCGCCACCCGGCCGGCGCCCGGGCCGTCGGCGACGGCTCGCTCTCCGCCCTCGCCCCGGGCAAGGGGATCTCCGCCCACCGCGAGCCGGACGGCGTCCTGCACACCTACGTACAGCTCACCAAGCCCCAGGACTGGCTGGACACCATCGACTTCACCGACGCCGGCACGGCCAAGGCCCGCGTCGCCGCGGAGTTCGAGGGCTGGGCTCCGGAACTCACCGCCCTGATCACGGAAGGCGAGACCGCCCCGGTCCCGCGCACCATCAACACCCTGCCGATCGAACACCGCTGGGACCGCGTGCCCGGCGTGACGCTGCTCGGCGACGCCGCCCACCTCATGCCCCCGTCCGGCGAGGGAGCCAATCTCGCCATGTACGACGGCGCCGAACTCGGCAACGCCCTCGCCGCGCACCCGGACGACACCGAGGCCGCGCTCACCGCGTACGAGGAGGCGCTGTTCCCGCGCAGTGCCGCCGCGGCCGCCGCGGCCACCTGCATCCACAGGATGTGCCTCGACGACGACGCCCCGCACAGCCTCGTCGGCTTCTTCACCGGTGGCGGCCAGACCGGATGA
- a CDS encoding 3-oxoacyl-ACP reductase, translating to MTESAICRRLVGRTAVVTGAGSGIGLATVRRLASEGANVVCADIDERAGKAAAAEAGGLFVQVDVTDPEQVEALFKAAYDTYGSVDIAFNNAGISPPEDDSILTTGLDAWKKVQEVNLTSVYLCCKAAIPYMQRQGRGSIINTASFVAVMGAATSQISYTASKGGVLAMSRELGVQFAREGIRVNALCPGPVNTPLLRELFAKDPERAARRLVHVPVGRFAEPEEIAAAVAFLASDDSSFVNAAEFLVDGGIAGAYVTPL from the coding sequence GTGACCGAGTCCGCCATCTGCCGCCGCCTGGTCGGCCGTACCGCCGTCGTCACCGGAGCCGGCAGCGGCATCGGCCTGGCCACCGTCCGCCGCCTGGCCTCCGAGGGCGCCAACGTCGTGTGCGCCGACATCGACGAGCGGGCGGGCAAGGCCGCGGCCGCCGAGGCCGGCGGCCTGTTCGTCCAGGTGGACGTCACCGACCCCGAGCAGGTGGAGGCCCTGTTCAAGGCCGCCTACGACACCTACGGCTCGGTCGACATCGCCTTCAACAACGCCGGCATCTCCCCGCCCGAGGACGACTCCATCCTCACCACCGGCCTCGACGCCTGGAAGAAGGTCCAGGAGGTCAACCTCACCTCCGTCTACCTGTGCTGCAAGGCCGCCATCCCGTACATGCAGCGCCAGGGCAGGGGCTCCATCATCAACACGGCCTCCTTCGTGGCCGTCATGGGCGCCGCCACCTCACAGATCAGCTACACGGCATCCAAGGGCGGCGTGCTGGCCATGTCCCGGGAGCTGGGCGTGCAGTTCGCCCGGGAGGGCATTCGCGTCAACGCACTGTGCCCGGGACCGGTCAACACCCCGCTGCTGAGGGAACTGTTCGCCAAGGACCCCGAGCGGGCCGCCCGCCGCCTGGTCCACGTCCCCGTGGGCCGCTTCGCGGAACCGGAGGAGATCGCCGCCGCGGTGGCCTTCCTCGCCAGCGACGACTCCTCCTTCGTCAACGCCGCCGAGTTCCTCGTCGACGGTGGTATCGCCGGCGCCTACGTCACCCCGCTGTAA
- a CDS encoding TetR/AcrR family transcriptional regulator produces the protein MATRTRRPDRRQEPLSRERIVSAAVELLDTVGEGGLTFRALAERLATGPGAIYWHVTGKSGLLAAATDAVVSTALAGDETDATPQEAIRVLALGLFDAIDDHPWVGTQLARTPSQPPILQVFERIGRQVQALQVPEAAQFTAASALLHYILGVAGQNAANARTCPPDTDRTEFLDTVATAWTELDPDQYVFTRNVAGQLREHDDRAEFVAGIDLILTGITAHQWSGTTQPRGQRPAGADHPRPGPQGGASG, from the coding sequence ATGGCAACCAGGACGCGTCGTCCGGATCGACGGCAGGAACCGCTCTCCCGGGAGCGCATCGTCAGCGCTGCCGTCGAACTCCTCGACACGGTGGGCGAGGGCGGACTCACGTTCCGCGCGCTGGCCGAGCGCCTCGCCACCGGCCCAGGGGCGATCTACTGGCACGTCACGGGCAAGAGCGGACTCCTCGCTGCCGCCACCGACGCCGTCGTCTCCACCGCCCTCGCCGGCGACGAGACCGACGCGACGCCGCAGGAAGCGATCCGCGTCCTCGCGCTCGGCCTGTTCGACGCGATCGACGACCACCCGTGGGTCGGTACTCAGCTCGCCCGCACACCCTCGCAGCCGCCGATACTGCAGGTCTTCGAACGCATCGGACGCCAGGTCCAGGCGCTCCAGGTGCCCGAGGCCGCCCAGTTCACCGCGGCGTCCGCGCTGCTGCACTACATCCTCGGAGTGGCGGGCCAGAACGCCGCCAACGCCCGGACGTGCCCGCCGGACACGGACCGGACCGAGTTCCTGGACACCGTAGCGACCGCGTGGACCGAGCTCGACCCCGATCAGTACGTGTTCACCCGAAACGTCGCCGGCCAGCTGCGCGAGCACGACGACCGCGCGGAGTTCGTCGCCGGCATCGACCTCATCCTCACCGGAATCACCGCACACCAGTGGTCGGGCACGACACAGCCACGCGGTCAGCGGCCGGCCGGCGCGGATCACCCGCGACCGGGCCCCCAGGGCGGGGCGAGCGGCTGA
- a CDS encoding RNA polymerase sigma factor SigF: protein MVAITTVKAETGTTELPEVADPSKVAPRDARELSRQFFDRLATLEEGTPEYQYARNTLIEMNMSLVRYAAGRFRSRGPEEMEDIVQVGMIGLIKAIDRFELSREVEFTSFAVPYIVGEIKRFFRDTSWAVHVPRRLQEARVQLARATEELGSRLGRTPTVKELAELMCLSEEEVVEARLASNGYTSASLDAAIATGEDGESVLADFIGADDAALELVEDFHALAPLIADLGERDRQIIHWRFVEELTQAQIGERLGVSQMHVSRLLSRTLKRLREGMLTTR from the coding sequence ATGGTGGCGATCACGACGGTGAAGGCGGAGACGGGCACCACTGAGCTGCCGGAGGTCGCCGACCCGTCGAAAGTCGCGCCCCGCGACGCCAGGGAGCTCTCGCGGCAGTTCTTCGACCGGCTGGCGACGCTGGAGGAGGGCACGCCCGAGTACCAGTACGCCCGCAACACGCTGATCGAGATGAACATGTCCCTGGTCCGCTACGCGGCCGGCCGCTTCCGCAGCCGGGGCCCGGAGGAGATGGAGGACATCGTCCAGGTCGGCATGATCGGGCTGATCAAGGCGATCGACCGGTTCGAGCTCAGCCGCGAGGTGGAGTTCACCTCCTTCGCCGTGCCGTACATCGTCGGCGAGATCAAGCGGTTCTTCCGCGACACCTCCTGGGCCGTGCACGTGCCGCGGCGCCTGCAGGAGGCCCGCGTGCAGCTCGCCCGCGCCACCGAGGAGCTCGGCAGCCGCCTGGGGCGTACACCCACGGTCAAGGAGCTGGCGGAGCTCATGTGCCTGTCCGAGGAGGAGGTCGTCGAGGCCCGGCTGGCCTCCAACGGCTACACCTCCGCCTCACTGGACGCCGCCATCGCGACCGGCGAGGACGGCGAGTCCGTCCTGGCGGACTTCATCGGCGCGGACGACGCGGCGCTCGAACTGGTGGAGGACTTCCATGCCCTGGCCCCGCTGATCGCCGACCTCGGCGAGCGGGACCGGCAGATCATCCACTGGCGCTTCGTCGAGGAACTCACCCAGGCCCAGATCGGCGAACGCCTCGGCGTCTCCCAGATGCACGTCTCCCGTCTGCTCTCCCGGACGCTCAAGCGCCTGCGCGAGGGGATGCTCACCACCCGCTGA